AATTTGAAATCGATTGTTATTTTTGGATCGATGAGTATTAGGATTCCAAGAAAGACAAAGCAAGATTAGTGTGAGAGTCcttgttaaataaacttaaaattaaaagattacaagttatgtttttgttttagttttattaatgcCTTGTTTAAGTGTCATATTCTTAGATTTCGTTAGTTAGGTTAGGATATTTTGGTTAAGTGAAATTTGTATTATATGTTGATAGAATCCAACGGGATATTTCAAttgtttcgtttttatttttttatgcactGTGACAAGATTAATTAGTGGTTGTTgatattttgcttctgtttttatttttggtttatgtACTCGGCCCTTTGGCCCATTTACGTGGTTGTTTAAGGTCACCAATAGTGAATACAAATCACCATCTCAGTTTGACAATAAACATCAAAAGTGAGTGCAGCGACCGTTATTCAACAAAGAAGTGGTTCTTTATTAAACAAAGTGGTATTAGAGTTCATGCTCTCTTGAGGGTCgtgtaagagaaaaaaaaagtgttccTAAAATTCCAAGACGTCTAGAATATAGTGAAAGATGAATTTGAGGGATTCAATGAAGACGAACATCTAACGACAACACAAGCTACCACATTAGAGAGAACACGTATGAGACATGGGTCAACATTGTACTTTTTGTTCAATGTAGTAAGCATaacaagttttgaaaagatAGTGAAGGCAACGTTAGCAAAAGAGGCCTCGAAGATTCTGAAAGTTGCATACAAAGGAGATATCCATGTGAGGAAGGTTTGAGTACAAGCTCTCATAAGAGAGTTTGAATGTTTGACAATAGATGAAAAAGAGGGGGTTATTGAGTTCATAACTCAGGTGCAAAAGGTGGCTAACAAACTCATAATGAATGGAGAAGAAATGACGCTTAACCAAGTTGCATAAAAGATCTTGAGATCTTTGacaaatgattttgaaagtatTGTGGTTATTCTTGAAGAAACAAAGGATCTGATAATTATCACAATGAATTAATTGGCTGGGTCTCTAAAGGCCCACGcattgagaaagaagaaggaatccGACGATCAAGCACTATAAGCACATTACAATGTGAATGAAACTTGGAATGCTCAAGGTCGAGGTTCTGGAGGTAGAAACTGTTGAGGTAAAAGTCAAGGAGGTTGTGGTCGGGGTGTTGTTGGAGCTGACATAGATCAGACTAGACATCAAAGTTGGTGTGGCTGTGGTTGAGGAAGATATCATAAAGGTTAGGTTAAAGCAACTTTGGAGTGCTTCAAATGTGTCAAACTTGGTCACTATGCAAAATGAATGCAAAATAGGAAGCCATTACAATTATGGGAATGTCGGTCTCATAGCAATAACAAATGCAATTTCATGGCATAAAAAATGTGGATATGCAAGTGTGAGATTAATCTCTAAACTGCAACGCCATAACCCTTTAAGAGGACTCGTATCATTCAAGTATACAATCTTTTGTGATGCCTACATGAGAGGTAAACAGGTCAACgagtcttttaaaagaaaaaacgtTGTTTCAATAGAAAAACCTCTTGAGCTGTTGCATATAGAACTGAGTTTACCAACTTCTGGTTTTTGCTAGACAACGTTCTAGTAGGCATTTAACTCAACTAAGCTAACCAATAAGTGTTTGAATATTCTTCAGAATTTACAATTAGTCAGATTGTTTACAAGTCTTAGATGATAACTCTCATAAAGAGATGAGtttacaaacaactcaatcTAATGGACCTTGTAGGATTTTATCTCTTCTTACAGATGTAAGCTTATGACTCTACAGAGCTTGTGAGTGTATTCTCAAAATTTTGTTCTTTCAAAAGTGTGAGTTTtgctttcttttcattatttatgtGCTTGtcctcctttttcttctttccaagggatcttctatttataggcttcatgGGAAAAGATCCGTTAGACAATGCTTGTCTTCTAACTTAAGTTCTTTGTAACATTTTCTTAGGTAGCAACCATAAGTTGAAGTCAACGTGTCAAAGCAGACATGCTTTTTGCAGTACTTTAACCAAAGTAGGTTTTACGAACTCTTCAACATGACTTCTGATGGAGAGAACATTCCAAGAATGTCTTCTTTATTTCTAACGTCCACTTCTGACTTGTTCATGATGGAGCAGGTGGATACATGCAATAGGTATCTGCACAAAGTAGAGTAGAACTACATGTTGACATATatgtcttttttcttatttaattttgttctttcaaACATTGTGCAATTAATGCTTTGTATTGCGTGTTCAAaacaactttttcaatttttctatacaaatataaattgtttaagcATTTTTGAAAAGATACCAATTATTGATTCATAAAGGCTTCATGTTGGATAACAATATCATTTTGTATAAGGTATCATTTCGCCTTTAAAAGGTGTTTACTAACAAGACATCATTTACTGATCTTTGTTTTGTAAGAGAGTGGGTTTAACAAGGTGTTTTTCAACACATTGTTTTTTAAGCATTGTTTATAACTTTAGCACATTTACTAAAAAATCATGTAACACATCATTGCATTATTTAGAAAGGTATAGTAAGAGCGTGTTTAGTAAAGATATCATGTAGCACATTGATACATTTgccaaaatattgtttaatgatGTGTCTACTGTCATAATAACACGTttactaaaatatcatttaataatgtGTTTACTAGAATATCATGCAGTGACCCTTTCATAATAAATTGGTGTTTAGTAATAATGTGTCTACTGACAATAGGATCGTCTGGTCCTAACGTGTTTACTGAAACTTTTCTTTGTTCATTCAGATGTCTTAACACTTATTTCATACGATGTATTTCATTGAAcgatattactttttatttattattgtttgttaaacttcaaaacatgaaggTGTTAAACAATCGTGTCTTatagacgatcttgtcttaacatgATAAAGACTAAACAATTCAGAAGCAAGAGCTGAAGTAATGCTTTCTAGACCAAATTGTTTAAGTGAATTAGAAAATCACAAACATCGTCTAAGGATAAGTATCTCTCACTGAAATCTCTCAATAGACTATATGAGCAAAATAACCTAGTCTCTCATGCAAACGAAAGTCCAATTCTTATATAACACTAAAATATAAGGAGATATTTGAATCCAAACAGGTTTATATCAAGCAAAGCCTTCTATAGAGAACATCGTCCGATAAGTGACCACTAAACGCTTTAGTCTTGAACAAAAGAATCTTATGATCATACCTGATAAATATACACAAATGATGCATTTATTAGTGAAATGACAAGTGACAAAGTGTCTTGAACATGCCACACTgtttaacatttattaatgtCTAAAGTATTTAATGTGTGTTCAAAAAAGTCTTTAATACTTGTATACTTTGTTTTTTGATATTTGTGCAGGTCAAGCTACAAACTATAGGTTTTAGGTTGAATAGGAAAATGGAACGAATAAAACCTATATCTGAAGGTTTGTTCGATGAAAGTTAGAGATCGAGGCTGTAGGATGGTTTAATCATGAAACTGTCCGATTAAACAGTGGAAAAGGTTGGAAACGAaggtttaatcggtggaaatggGGAGAAACCCTAGATAATGAGCTGAGGTTGAGAGTGTTTGTATTTGACCGGTGCGAAGGGGTGAAATGGCAAGGAAAAGGAGAATCTGAGATGTGGATCGGAAGAAAATGACTTACGGTGAGGTTCGGTGAGACGGATGCAGTTCGTGGTTGTGGATCTGTGAAGGAAATGGTCGATGGAGGAGGCACTGTCGAGGAAAACAAGTGCGAGAGCAAACATATTCTCTCTCGAATATTGGCAAGGGAGGAAAATGATGATGCGCGTTGGAGCCTAGAGGGAAATAGGCTCGCGTGGCAGCAACGTCGCAAACATGGTGGATGACGCAAATGATTAGTAAGGTGGTGTACGGTGGAGGAGTGAGAATTCTGATatggaaaatgagagaaatggaagtgtgagatggaaggtggctagaggagatcctttgggattctctagccttgTGACATTCAAGGTAGAATTGTTCTGGAGTTTTCTCaacaaaatacaattcaatATGCTCAAAAGTAATTACAAGAGGTGGTGACATGTCTATATATAGGACTAAAAGTCCCTCCTATTTACCACGTGCCTAACACCTTTACACATgctttaataaaagtaaaagaaatattacacTATActaattgggcttgggccccatCTATCacaacccaacccaactcatTTATTAGAGAGCTAGAAAATTCGAACCCGACTCGGCtcaccacaggttggtgggttaaacgggttgatTCACTggctcatttaattataatttttttaaataaaaaaattacaaactttttgtaattcaaaatctaaataaattttactcccaaaatgatgttaaacttaagacaaatcaaaataataaaaaagagtacaatataatccactTATAATGAGTCAGATggtattttttagggtttcataagataataaattaataaaataacattaggtaggttggtgagccaacctagctcaccacgggttcaacccggatGAGCCGGGtataaatgagtcaggttgaaaattgacccgcataaaaaaatacatttttttcaaacccatcCGGACTCAAACCCGTGGTAGGTCGGGTTGGCCCGCAGGatgtaacccattttgacagctttaGTTTTGAAGCAAGCTCCACGAGcttagaatgaaagaataaacacATATTTCAAGAAGAATGGTTATGAGCAAAATCCATATGAACATATCTATACAAAAAGAAGCATGTAACAAGTATGTTATTTATTGCCCTGTATATTTATGGTTTGATATTTATAGGAAGCAAAGTTGTGCTAGTTGAAGAATTCAAAGAGGTAATGAAGAAGGAGTTCAAAATGACTGATCTAGGCATTATGGGATACTTTTTGGGTTTGGAAGTGGACTAAAGTTTGGACAAATCTTTGTATCTTAAAGGATGCATGCTAAGGATATACTAAGGAAAGTAAATATGATGAAGTGCAATCCAGTTTCCACCCCAATGGAACCTAGAAAGAAGCTATctaaaaatgaagaaaggtaCCATGTTGGTGCAAGTAGATATCGAAGCTTAATCGAGAGTCTCAAGTACTTGACAAACAGAAGGCCTAACCTTATGTTGAATGTGGAAGTTACAACCTATATTATGGAGGAGCCAATATATACTCATTGGAAAACACTAAAGCGGATACTAAGATATATGAATGGAACTTTATCTTTTGGATTAATGTATACTAAGTCAGATATCTACCAACTTAGTGGGTACTTGAACACTGACTGGTGTGAAGATGTGGGTGATCAGAAGAGCACAACTGGTTATGTTTTTTTCATGGGAGATACAACATTTACTTGGCTCTCAAAGAAACAACCTACTGTAGCACTATCAATGTGTGAAGATGAATATGTGGCAGCATCCTAGAGTGTTCGACATCCAATATGCTTAGAAACCTGATACAAAATTTGGAGATGATGTAAGAAGAGAATGTGTTGATCAGAGTAAAGAATAGATCAACAATCGAGTTGGCATATAATATAGTAAATCATAAGAGAAGCAAGCATATTGACATTGGTTTTCATTTCATCCAAGAAAAGGTGAAAAAAGAAAGCGTAGAACTTGAACATGTacaaagcaagaaacaaatGGTTCATATATTCACAAAGTCATTACCTACAACGTCATTTCAGTAGTAAGGAAGCTGATTGGGATGAAGGAAAGAAGATTTTAAGTTTATGGGAgagttttattaaataaacataaaattaaaaatgttaaagttgtaatttcattttaattttattgttgctATGTTATTTTCGTTTAAGTGTTAGATTATTAGATTTAGCCAACTAGGTTAGGCTATTTTGGTTAGGTGTAATTTTTATTCTGGTAATAGAACCCAATTGGATATTTCAATTGTTTCGTTTTTATTCTTTGATGCATTATAACAGCTCGACTAATAAGTGGTTGTTGATATTTCGCTTCTATTTTTATTCCTCGTTTATGTACTCAGCTTTTTCGCCCATTTACTTGGCTATGTAAAGCCACAAATAGTGAACACAAATCACCACCCTAGTTTTACATTAAACACAAAGTGAATGTAGTGGCCTTTATTCAACAAAGATAATATCATGTGTGTGTAGTAGTTCTTTTTTCAACAAAGTGATGAAACCATCATATTCTTCGGAAAGCCCATCTAGAATCACATCAATGTGATCATCAATGATGAAAGGGGATCCAATGACAGCAAGGGTGTCTATAATCTTCTTGATATCATGAAGATATGTAATGATGGATCGAtctttcttttgtgtttatAATTGAATCTTGAGTTATTTTACCTTGGCACAAGTTTGATTAGCATAGTACATGTAAAACTTGTCCCAATTTTGATGAACATAATGGAGACCCACCATCTTGGTGAGTATGAGGGCATTTATAAGGGCAAGTAACCATGCAACAAGAAGTTGGTCTTATCATTTGCGATTGAGAAAGTCTGAGCAAATGTAACATCATCCTCACGAGTAGCATGTTTGGGATGGGTTGACGAGTCTTTGAGAAAACACGTTAAGTTTAGATCGCGAACAATGATAGTGACTTGTTGTTGTCACACAAGATAGTTGTCTTCATCGAGCTGAAAATTGATAAGAGTGGAGAAAATGTGTTATGTGAAGGAGGAAAAGCTATAGGGGATGAGATCAAATTGAAGACTTACGAAAGAAGATGACATTttcaaaagaaggaaaaagaaactcTTGATACCATGTGAGGTTATTAGAAAAGCATAGAAGaaaagttttctattttattattgaagaaGCACAAGACTAggttttatataaacaaaactaGAAAGTGAGAAACTGAAAAATATAAAGGGTAATGATACATTAAGagatacttttttataatattttgaaacaacatgtgtcattttttaattgaatttaaagtatgttggtataataacaaataaataataaattagtaaaaaaaaagacacatatattattctataaaaaaacttttttttcaaatataaaagcTTTCGACATTTTACATGCAAATATATAGAAAtgatttatcataattattatataataatatatattataatggtaataatgataataaatataataatatgataatattgaaaaataatgaataataatcataataattaaattatgacaaaaaagaattaataataataataataataataattgtatgaCCATCgcaatgataataataataataatggagTGATAATTGTtgcaataaatattaaattatgataattatgaCAAAAAGAATTGACAATAACAAGAAAATggtaacaaaatattttgcaaTGGCAATAGTGGAAGTAATAGTTATTGTTAGCAACCATAGAAGTGGTGCTATAATGTGACAACTGTTGTTTACAAAGATTTTAAGCATAATGGAGAAGATGCATATGGAAAAGGtgataataagaaaaaagtggCCGTGacaataataatgataacaaaAGAATGgaccaaaacaataaaaatgataataaaaattgtagGCATGGTTGCAATTAAAGTGAGTTGGTGtaagaataaaaggaaaattaattattttattttgttgctttttaatcttattcttataaacatttttgtatatatatgtggACGAGCttttgaaaacaacaaaagagtACCCATCTAATTTAGGAGTCTCTTTACTACaacttgaatatattttaaggacTCAACGTAATTTCATATTgagaaaagttaataaaaaaaaaacttggtatttatttccttttatcttttcttgCATTTTGTCTATTCATATGAATCATTTGTCCATTAACAACTTGTCTAAACAAACCTTaaagtttgaaatatttaaaaattatatagaaataaatagGATTATAGTTTTGAGAAAAGCAGTGCTTAAAGAGTGAAAAAAAGATAGTTtagagtaaaaagaaaatagataaaaaggAATATGAAATTAATAGAAGAGGACAAATTAATAATCTGACACCTTTTGATGAATTTTGTCTGCACTGAATAAGAATGATACCAATGTACTAAAATAGGGCATTTCGATCTCACATAGCCGAATTATACTTAATTATGTTtctaaattttactaaaatattagtCGAAATTCAAATTTTCCGGAATCAAATTTTGAGggtacattttttataaaaaacataaaattaattttactgaaataattttcataataaaattttgaataaatttattttaattaatacttgacccgaattttaaataaaaatacttaaccCGAATTAATTCCAAAAAACTgaatttattcttgttttttggtaaaatttggaaaagataaaatagaagaaattttaattaaagtaaaaattataaaaaactaaattcttaCCACCCAATTCTAGCTTAAGCAAGTGAAATGTGCTTCTTTGTATTTATCTCCTTTTGTGTTTTGTGGATAAATTCCGGGTGTTTCTTCCTTCACCTTCTCAAGTGAATCCTGTACCTcatcactattttaatttatttcaaaaatattctacacctcttcactattttttttatttcaaaaataccctacatctTCTCACtgtccttaacaatctttctctttctctctctacattaatggagcatttacatgactcattaatggagcatttacatgactcaaatttgaacttgtgatatatattttcttaaataagtttgattcaatcttattttcgttgttgaatatttttttttcttttcaaaatacttaataaatggtaaaattttgttctaaatttctagaaagatatatatatatatatatatatatatatatatatatatatatatatatatatatatatatatatatatatatatgtgtgtgtgtgtgtttcttttacatataatatctataattttttacattatattatgttttaactcatcgacatgtttgactcaaataatttgaataaaatatttaatttattagataaaaaatattattaaatacttaaatataaaaaaaatgttatttgttaaagatttagaatttatttagttctttcgtcattataaagttaatatataataataataatatatcaatatttacttatgtttattattttgtatctgcatctaacttttaattttataaaatggaaatagtGGAAGTActtatattgaagtttcctcttaattttatattttgtaatatatcacaaattcaaatccgaaccatgtaaatgctccattaatgtagagaaaaagagaaagattgttaacaATAGTGGAGAGCTGTAGaatattttggaataaaagaaaatagtgggaaagtgtaaaatatttttaaaataaattaaaataatagagagGTAAAATGACTCACTTAGAAAGGGGGAGAGAGCAACACCCATAAATTCCTCCTATCATTTCTCAAACTAACAAAacactatttcttttttttttccatccaCAATTCAAGATTTTACCTCTACTGCTTTCGTGCAATTGTTGGCTGCACCCTCAGAATTACTAACTACATCACAGTTAGAGAAAAAGTTTGAGGTTGCTACCCTGCATCTTTcatcatttcattttcattctatatctccaaaatttttaaaactttaaaactgTTTTTCACAATTTAAAAAACCTTACACTCCACgctttatcaaatttattaatagatattaaacaatcaaatattatattatttataatatagatattattataatttgtacagATTTATACACCTATAATTTCCTTTAATAGacaaatgattataaaaattttataaatatgtgaaGGTGCATGAAGAAAAATTGATGAGATGTAAGAAGTAAAGGCCTTGGAAGTAAGGAAAGCCCAACAGCAGCGGTAAGTTATTGTTCCCGCCACAACGCCAGCACGAAGCTCCATGTTCCCGCCAAAAACAGAGCCCTAGcgtcaaaagaaaaagaagcacCACCAtcgttttctctcatttttctgATTACACCATTCTCTGACACTCTCGCTACTACCACAGCCTTCGAAGATGGACTTGAGCGAAGAAGTTAGGGCAGCGCATAAGCGAGAATTCGCCGATTTTTTGGATCAAGATGTATGTCCTATgcattttctcttcttatttttgTCTGTTACTGTGTCCTCGTTCTAACTATTTGTGTTGGATCATCAGGTGGGAAAGGGCATTTACATGGACGAAATCAAAGCCCTAATCAACCACAAGCGACACCGCCTCATCATCAACATCTCCGATCTCCACAACTTCCACGACTTGGGTAACAGGTTAGCACTTCTCGgcactaattttttaattatacttttatacttacatttcttttgaatttgattCTGCGTGTGAAGTTATTGCTTGCAGTTGGtgttctattttgtttttttaagtagAAATTGGAACTTTTGCAGGATAATCAGGACTCCAAGTGAGTACATTCAACCGCTCTGCGATGCGGTGACGGACGCTACTCGTTTTATTGATCCTAAGTATTTAAAGGAAGGGGAACAAGTGCTTGTGGGATTTGAAGGTCCCTTTGTTTCTCGCCGAGTCACGCCAAGGGAGCTTCTTTCTGAATTCATAGGTTCTATGGTCTGTGTTGAGGGCATTGTCACCAAATGTAAAACTACCTTTGCTTCcttctatatttttttgtccCTTTTCATTTTTAGTCATAACTTGAATGATTGAGTCCAGCTGGTTTCCCATGAAATTAGGGCGTTAAATGACCAAACTTCGATTCCTAAATTGACTCtgaaaacctataaataaaatcaaactcGCCGTTGTCTTATTCTTTAGTCCAATTGGTCCCTTATAAGTTTTACTAGGTTTAATTAGTGGCTTTGGGAATCGTTTTCTGTTTCTGGTTATCTTGAGGATCAAAGTATATCTTTTTTTCATTGTCATTTGTTAGTATGGTCTGGGTATTTTTTGGCCCTTATAACTCTTTTTAGTTTGACAAGTCTTCCAGTTTGTATTTTTATCTTACCTACGAAgctgttattttattttcaagttaatATAGTCTATGCTATCAAGTTGCTTAGTATGTCTTGAACGgcatgttattatttattatgttacgTGATAATAATGGAAATGTAATATCCTTTGCTGGTAAAAGTGTATAGTTTATTTATCTGCAAGCACCCGTTTGGTTTTGTCTTTACGTTGTTCATTTTCCGCAATGATACTTTCTTTCTGTTTGATACGGAATACATTTATGAACAAGTTTGTGAACAAATACTCTGGTTTAAGCGTGCAGGCATCtcaccctttttttttaatatataggtTCTCTTGTAAGGCCGAAGGTTGTTAAAAGTGTTCATTTCTGTCCCACCACGGGAAACTTCACTTCTCGCGAATATCGTGATATTACCTCTAATTTGGGTTTACCCACAGGATCTGTTTACCCTACAAGGGTAATGTCAAGCTCGTTGATCTCCAACATTTTTTTGTCTTCTCGTGATGATGAAATTTATTGACTAAAATTATCGTAGGATGAAAATGGCAACTTACTTGTGACTGAGTATGGATTGTGCAAATACAAAGATCATCAAACTTTGTCCATTCAAGAAGTTCCTGAGAATTCTGCTCCTGGTCAACTCCCAAGAACAGTGGATGTCATTGTAGAAGATGACCTTGTTGATTCTTGCAAGCCTGGAGATCGAGTGGCAATTGTGGGAGTATATAAGGCTCTTGCAGGGAAAAGTAAAGGTAGTGTGAATGGAGTATTCAGGTAGCTCCAGTATATACTGACAGTTCCTTTGCACTCCTGTGTTTTAATAAACAgaaaattgattgattgatgttCATGCAGGACTGTGCTCATAGCGAACAATGTTTCTCTTCTCAACAAAGAGGCTAATGCACCAATCTACAGCCCCGGAGAtctcaaaaacattaaaaagataGCTGAAAGAGATGATGCATTTGACCTGCTAAGTAATTCGCTTGCACCTTCTATATATGGGCATTCTTGGATAAAAAAAGCAGTGATTTTGTTGATGCTTAGTGGAGTTGAGAAGAACTTAAAGAATGGCACTCACTTGCGAGGGTTCGTGTTTTTTTGCTTGATCTCCCTTCtcttttaactaaatataaaattttaacgcTGGTCTGTCTTGCTTCTTTAGTGACATTAACATGATGATGGTTGGTGACCCCTCTGTTGCCAAGTCTCAACTCTTGAGAGCAATTATGAACATTGCTCCCTTGGCCATATCAACTACAGGCAGGGGTTCTTCTGGGGTTGGTTTGACAGCCGCTGTTACTTCAGATCAAGAAACAGGTAAAAAGATCATTGTCATGGGCTTATGCATAGTACTATTATTATACTTTTGTCATCTAAGGACGATTCTTACTTCTTTCTCAGGGGAAAGAAGGCTAGAAGCTGGGGCAATGGTTCTTGCCGACAGAGGTGTTGTCTGCATTGATGAATTTGACAAGATGAATGATGAAGATCGTGTTGCTATACATGAAGTTATGGAGCAGCAGACTGTGACTATTGCTAAAGCTGGTATCCATGCATCACTAAATGCCCGATGCAGTGTGGTTGCCGCTGCAAATCCCATATATGGAACTGTAAGTGGTGTTATGTGGTAATTGGCTGTGCAGTTTAAACTATCCAATTTCCTGATACTGTATTGAaccttcaatttcttttctaaCTCGTGACTTTTTATGTGCAATTATACAGTATGATCGTTCATTGACTCCAACTAAAAATATTGGACTTCCAGACTCCTTGCTTTCTCGATTTGATCTACTGTTTATTGTGTTAGATCAAATGGATCCTGACATTGATCGTCGAATTTCTGAGCATGTACTTCGTATGCATAGATTTCGTTCTGCTGTTGATGGAGGTAAATAAGCAGTTTTCCAATGCTTTGAGACGTTCTTATACTAGttagttattttattgaaaGTAGATTAACAATATAGGCGAGGCAACACTTAATGGGAGCTCGGGATATGGAAGAGAAGATGAAGCTGATACCGACTCGTCTATCTTTGTCAAATATAACAGAATGTTACATGGGAAGAAAACTGAAAGAGGTCGCAAACGTGATACTCTTACAATTAAGTTTCTTAAGAAATATATCCACTACGCTAAGCATAGGATTCAACCTGAACTGACTGATGAGGTTACTttcctttcttattttcctttcttattaaTATATCAATTTCATCTTTCTTGATGTATGACGAATTCTCTTTAGAAGTTTATATTTATCCATGAATTCTCTTTACAATTGCCATACTTGAATGGttctgattattttttatggttGCTATGCTTCTGTTCCCGTCCATTATTGTATAGACATATGACTAGCTTTAATTTAACATCAATTGACATCGTCCACAGGCGTCTGAGAACATTGTCACAGCCTATGCTGA
This genomic stretch from Vigna radiata var. radiata cultivar VC1973A chromosome 7, Vradiata_ver6, whole genome shotgun sequence harbors:
- the LOC106769591 gene encoding DNA replication licensing factor MCM3-like → MDLSEEVRAAHKREFADFLDQDVGKGIYMDEIKALINHKRHRLIINISDLHNFHDLGNRIIRTPSEYIQPLCDAVTDATRFIDPKYLKEGEQVLVGFEGPFVSRRVTPRELLSEFIGSMVCVEGIVTKCSLVRPKVVKSVHFCPTTGNFTSREYRDITSNLGLPTGSVYPTRDENGNLLVTEYGLCKYKDHQTLSIQEVPENSAPGQLPRTVDVIVEDDLVDSCKPGDRVAIVGVYKALAGKSKGSVNGVFRTVLIANNVSLLNKEANAPIYSPGDLKNIKKIAERDDAFDLLSNSLAPSIYGHSWIKKAVILLMLSGVEKNLKNGTHLRGDINMMMVGDPSVAKSQLLRAIMNIAPLAISTTGRGSSGVGLTAAVTSDQETGERRLEAGAMVLADRGVVCIDEFDKMNDEDRVAIHEVMEQQTVTIAKAGIHASLNARCSVVAAANPIYGTYDRSLTPTKNIGLPDSLLSRFDLLFIVLDQMDPDIDRRISEHVLRMHRFRSAVDGGEATLNGSSGYGREDEADTDSSIFVKYNRMLHGKKTERGRKRDTLTIKFLKKYIHYAKHRIQPELTDEASENIVTAYAELRNASSNAKTGGTLPITARTLETIIRLSTAHAKLKLSRKVSKSDVEAALKVLNFAIYHKELTEMEEREQEREKEQDRKRKADHNENDGPDRGSKDRRRSTLGTDSIEVDDTPAAEANVGLTPARIEAFNSQFGQHMRANRLDLIAIADLENVINRGADSPYTAADILVLLERLQDDNRVMIVDGMVHMIS
- the LOC106766218 gene encoding uncharacterized protein LOC106766218; its protein translation is MHAKDILRKVNMMKCNPVSTPMEPRKKLSKNEERYHVGASRYRSLIESLKYLTNRRPNLMLNVEVTTYIMEEPIYTHWKTLKRILRYMNGTLSFGLMYTKSDIYQLSGYLNTDWCEDVGDQKSTTGYVFFMGDTTFTWLSKKQPTVALSMCEDEYVAAS